A genomic stretch from Lathyrus oleraceus cultivar Zhongwan6 chromosome 2, CAAS_Psat_ZW6_1.0, whole genome shotgun sequence includes:
- the LOC127119926 gene encoding conserved oligomeric Golgi complex subunit 6: protein MGTTVAGLAPGLSRKLKKVLESRIDTPDLLSSLNTLSSFYDENTPQARRNLRSTIEKRTLSINHEFLDASHAAQLALDSVENEVDSLAECCDRIAKALNSCSASTGDIISTTERLKQELETTTQRQEIVTCFLRDYQLSPEEIDALRDEDLNENFFKALSHVQEIHANCKVLLRTHHQRAGLELMDMMAVYQEGAYERLCRWVQAECRKLGDTDNPEVGDLLKTAVRYLRERSVLFKYCAEEVANMRHNALFRRFISALTRGGPGGMPRPIEVHAHDPLRYVGDMLGWLHQALASERELVLVLLDPDAIVDTRPTAKQLSNNSENGSGKTEIDLMFVLDRIFEGVCRPFKVRVEQVLQSQPSLIVSYKLNNTLQFYCYTISDLLGQDTALCNTLWALKDAAQKTFFDILKGRGEKLLRYPPLVAVDLSPPPAVREGVSVLLEIIENYNSMMIPASGQKPAFDPVISATLDPIIQMCEQAAEAHKSKAAGNSSRRSRMSSDSGQLTKSSVDAILSNSRSASSLTSETPSKIFLINCLCAIQQPLSGYEVAAEYVKRLGAMIDNHLGVLVEKEADAILSRCNLSEKMPHFHNSIHKGGEDDVGTPLAELEDTSPTILSECLKALFGLILGSESSLPEFEQIQVPKLRSEASIGVARSLGEAYELIYKAIMDPKNGYPDPRSLARHPPNQIRTILGI from the exons ATGGGAACGACGGTGGCGGGTCTGGCGCCGGGGCTGTCACGGAAGCTGAAGAAAGTTCTAGAATCAAGGATCGACACGCCGGATCTCTTGTCTTCACTAAACACACTCTCTTCTTTCTACGACGAGAACACTCCACAAGCACGCCGCAACCTCCGATCAACCATCGAAAAGCGCACCCTATCCATCAACCACGAATTCCTCGACGCCTCGCATGCTGCGCAACTG GCTTTGGATAGCGTGGAGAATGAGGTGGATTCACTCGCTGAATGCTGCGACAG GATAGCAAAGGCTTTAAACAGTTGTAGTGCTAGCACCGGTGACATTATAAGTACCACAGAGAGGCTCAAACAAGAACTTGAAACTACTACACAAAGACAAGAAATTGTAACATGTTTCTTACGCGACTATCAGCTCTCCCCTGAAGAG ATTGATGCACTTAGAGATGAAGATCTGAATGAAAATTTTTTCAAAGCACTATCTCATGTCCAAGAGATTCATGCCAATTGTAAAGTGTTGCTTAGGACACATCATCAG CGTGCTGGTTTAGAGCTAATGGATATGATGGCAGTGTATCAAGAAGGAGCTTATGAGCGCCTATGCAG GTGGGTTCAGGCTGAATGTAGGAAACTGGGCGACACTGACAATCCAGAAGTTGGTGACCTTCTGAAAACAGCTGTGCGCTACCTCAGGGAAAGATCTGTTCTTTTCAAGTATTGTGCAGAAGAG GTTGCCAATATGAGACACAATGCACTGTTTAGAAGGTTTATAAGTGCCCTTACACGTGGAGGACCTGGTGGAATGCCTCGGCCAATTGAAGTGCACGCTCATGACCCATTACGATATGTTGGGGATATGTTAGGCTGGTTGCATCAG GCTTTGGCATCTGAACGTGAACTTGTACTGGTACTACTTGATCCAGATGCAATTGTAGATACTAGACCAACGGCAAAGCAACTCTCCAATAACTCTGAGAATGGATCTGGCAAGACTGAAATTGACTTGATGTTTGTTCTTGATAGAATTTTTGAAGGAGTATGTCGGCCGTTTAAAGTGAGGGTTGAACAAGTTTTACAGTCACAACCAAGTCTTATAGTCTCCTATAAACTCAATAATACACTTCAATTTTACTGCTACACC ATCTCAGATTTACTTGGGCAAGATACTGCACTTTGTAATACACTATGGGCACTGAAAGATGCTGCTCAGAAAActttttttgatattttgaaagGCCGAGGAGAAAAGCTTTTACGATATCCCCCACTTGTTGCTGTTGATCTTTCTCCGCCCCCGGCTGTGAGAGAAGGAGTATCTGTACTTCTTGAAATAATTGAGAACTACAACAGCATGATGATTCCTGCTTCTGGCCAAAAACCTGCTTTTGATCCAGTTATATCTGCTACATTGGATCCAATAATTCAG ATGTGTGAACAAGCAGCAGAGGCACACAAGTCAAAAGCAGCCGGCAACTCATCAAGAAGAAGTAGGATGAGTAGCGACTCTGGTCAACTTACTAAATCATCAGTTGATGCAATCTTGTCAAACAGCCGCTCTGCATCATCACTG ACTAGTgagacaccctcaaagatcttTCTCATTAACTGCTTGTGTGCTATTCAACAACCTTTATCTGGATATGAGGTTGCTGCTGAGTATGTGAAAAGACTTGGAGCAATGATAGATAATCACCTGGGTGTTCTTGTGGAGAAAGAAGCTGATGCAATCTTAAGTCGATGTAATTTGTCAGAAAAGATGCCTCACTTCCATAATTCAATCCATAAGGGCGGGGAAGACGACGTTGGTACCCCATTGGCTGAATTGGAAGATACAAGTCCAACCATTCTTTCAGAGTGTTTGAAAGCTCTGTTTGGTCTTATTTTGGGAAGCGAAAGTTCCCTGCCTGAGTTTGAACAGATACAGGTTCCAAAGTTGCGTTCCGAAGCTTCTATAGGAGTGGCCAGATCACTGGGTGAAGCTTATGAGCTTATTTATAAGGCTATAATGGATCCCAAAAATGGCTATCCAGATCCCAGGTCCTTGGCAAGACATCCTCCTAATCAGATAAGAACTATATTAGGGATATGA